A stretch of Synergistaceae bacterium DNA encodes these proteins:
- the rpsG gene encoding 30S ribosomal protein S7: MPRKGHVKKRITPPDSVFANPAIAKFINCLMLGGKKSTAEKILYGALDLAGSRLSMEPADVFEKAMANVRPLVEVRPRRVGGATYQVPVEVDPERAQALAIRWIIGYSRSRKGIPMVERLAREITDACKGDGGSVKKREDTHRMAEANRAFAHYRW; this comes from the coding sequence CCCGATTCAGTTTTTGCGAACCCCGCAATAGCAAAGTTTATCAATTGCCTCATGCTCGGTGGAAAAAAGAGCACGGCAGAGAAAATTTTGTACGGAGCACTGGATCTGGCAGGAAGCAGGCTCAGTATGGAGCCTGCAGATGTATTTGAAAAAGCAATGGCGAACGTTCGTCCGCTCGTAGAGGTACGTCCGCGCAGGGTCGGAGGAGCCACATATCAGGTCCCCGTTGAGGTTGATCCGGAGAGGGCGCAGGCGCTGGCGATCCGCTGGATCATCGGCTATTCGCGCTCACGTAAGGGTATCCCGATGGTGGAACGGCTTGCACGCGAGATAACGGATGCCTGTAAAGGAGACGGCGGTTCAGTCAAGAAGCGTGAGGACACGCATCGCATGGCGGAAGCAAACCGCGCGTTTGCTCATTATCGTTGGTAG